In one Alphaproteobacteria bacterium RIFCSPHIGHO2_01_FULL_41_14 genomic region, the following are encoded:
- a CDS encoding LPS export ABC transporter ATP-binding protein, whose protein sequence is MSSTKKNILSGENLTKIYKKRKILQDVSIHVKQGEIVGLLGPNGAGKTTCFYILCGLIKADGGKVILSNQDITPFPMYRRARLGIGYLPQEASIFRGLNVEDNINVALENTDLSPEKRNKALDSLLAEFSIAHLRHAPALALSGGERRRVEIARALATSPQFILFDEPLAGIDPIAIQDIRALILHLKERGIGVLITDHNVRETLDLVDRAYILNEGKILTEGTPQQLSAHEEAKRVYLGKSFRIKK, encoded by the coding sequence ATGTCGAGCACAAAAAAAAATATACTCTCAGGAGAGAATCTCACCAAGATTTATAAAAAAAGAAAAATCTTACAAGATGTCTCTATCCATGTAAAACAAGGCGAAATTGTGGGACTGTTGGGCCCAAATGGTGCAGGAAAAACGACTTGTTTTTACATTTTATGTGGTCTGATAAAAGCAGATGGTGGTAAGGTCATCTTAAGCAATCAAGACATTACACCCTTTCCTATGTACCGCCGCGCCAGACTGGGGATTGGATATTTACCTCAAGAAGCCTCCATATTTCGCGGACTTAATGTGGAAGATAACATTAATGTTGCCCTTGAAAATACAGATCTTTCTCCTGAAAAAAGAAACAAAGCTCTCGATTCTTTATTAGCGGAATTTTCTATTGCTCATCTCAGGCATGCGCCTGCTTTAGCTTTATCCGGAGGAGAGCGCCGCCGGGTAGAAATCGCACGCGCCTTGGCAACGTCGCCTCAGTTTATTTTATTTGACGAACCGCTGGCAGGAATCGACCCCATTGCCATTCAAGATATCCGTGCTTTAATCTTGCACTTAAAAGAAAGGGGCATTGGTGTTTTGATCACAGACCATAATGTGCGCGAAACCTTAGATCTTGTGGATCGTGCCTATATTCTGAATGAGGGAAAGATTTTAACCGAAGGAACCCCTCAACAATTGAGTGCACACGAGGAAGCCAAGCGTGTTTATCTTGGAAAATCATTTCGTATCAAAAAATAA
- a CDS encoding ribosomal subunit interface protein: MQITITGKQFDPGKSLKERITLALTKVVHKYFDHAVDAHVTISKENHFITLNLEVHIGHNIIVRASDLADEAYLALDQAIRTLEQGLRRYKERLKAHHSNHDVSKEEKAMQYVLGNSYRNFEEEEETHKHDQPAVIAETTTYIPHLSVSEAIMRLDLSDSHAFLFKNKSHGQLNLVYMRKDGNIGWVDPEGNKKLHENK, from the coding sequence ATGCAAATAACAATTACAGGCAAACAGTTCGACCCAGGAAAATCCTTAAAGGAAAGAATAACGCTTGCGTTGACTAAAGTTGTCCATAAATATTTTGACCACGCCGTAGATGCTCATGTGACCATTTCAAAAGAAAACCATTTCATCACTCTGAACCTTGAAGTTCATATTGGACATAATATTATTGTACGGGCTTCTGATTTAGCGGATGAAGCGTACTTAGCTCTTGACCAGGCCATCCGCACATTAGAACAAGGACTAAGACGATACAAAGAGCGCTTAAAAGCCCATCACTCTAATCATGATGTTTCAAAAGAAGAAAAGGCCATGCAATATGTGTTGGGTAATTCTTATCGGAATTTTGAGGAAGAAGAAGAAACCCACAAGCATGATCAACCGGCTGTGATTGCAGAAACGACAACTTATATTCCCCATTTGTCAGTCAGTGAGGCAATCATGCGCTTGGATCTGTCTGATTCTCATGCTTTTCTTTTCAAGAACAAGTCTCATGGACAGCTGAATTTGGTCTATATGAGAAAAGATGGTAACATTGGCTGGGTAGATCCAGAAGGTAATAAAAAACTGCATGAAAACAAGTAA
- a CDS encoding ATP synthase F1 subunit delta, whose translation MKTSKNKISRILALAFFESERKEKIRRQYLLALQKIVFMIDQAPKFYSFLVSPMFSIEEKEVFFSISKTPKSVLFFLRLIIENKMISHLKEITNHYEELLYASLGKTKATVTVAHSYDISKSMEELLSKKLEKLIQKKAQFIFEIDPTILGGFQLETSDFYLDSSLKKTLADMRNSL comes from the coding sequence ATGAAAACAAGTAAAAACAAGATTTCTAGAATATTGGCACTTGCTTTTTTTGAATCCGAAAGAAAAGAAAAGATCAGACGGCAATACCTTCTTGCCCTTCAAAAAATTGTTTTTATGATTGATCAAGCACCTAAATTCTACTCATTTCTTGTAAGTCCCATGTTTTCCATAGAAGAGAAAGAGGTTTTTTTCTCTATATCTAAAACTCCGAAAAGTGTGCTCTTTTTTCTAAGATTAATCATAGAAAACAAAATGATCTCTCACCTCAAAGAAATTACTAATCATTATGAAGAGCTTTTATATGCTTCTCTGGGTAAAACAAAAGCAACGGTCACTGTTGCCCACTCTTACGATATTTCCAAGTCTATGGAAGAGCTTTTATCTAAAAAACTTGAAAAGCTGATACAGAAAAAAGCTCAATTCATCTTTGAGATAGATCCCACCATTTTGGGGGGATTCCAACTGGAAACAAGCGATTTTTATTTAGACTCCTCTTTAAAAAAGACTTTGGCAGATATGCGAAATAGTCTATAG
- a CDS encoding F0F1 ATP synthase subunit alpha, giving the protein MTLNASEISYILKEKIKGFDTKTNLKEVGKVLSVGDGIATIYGLTSVKAGERLRFENDIEGMALNLDEDTVGAVIFGETRSVHEGTMVEATQSVMEVPVGMGLLGRVVDALGNPIDGKGPLKNVKMTPIEKEAPSIIDRKSVQEPLQTGIKSIDSLVPIGRGQRELIIGDRQTGKTSIAIDTMLNQKRYNNSKNKSDHIYCIYVAIGQKRSSVAQLVKILEDRGALEYSIIVAATASDPAPLQFLAPYAGCAMGEYFRDNGMHALIAYDDLSKHAVAYRQMSLLLRRPPGREAFPGDVFFLHARLLERAAKLNDEKGGGSLTALPIIETQEGDVSAYIPTNVISITDGQIFLETDLFYKGFRPAINVGLSVSRVGSAAQSKAIKKVSGTLKLDLAQYREMAVFSQFASDLDEKTRALLTRGDLLSQLLKQPQYAPVSLGEEVITLYAGVHDFLHSLSPDRVQDFETYLFDVVRRKHSSFLEQIDREKDLSDDLVKRLEEVLSSVLKDFKKIKKA; this is encoded by the coding sequence ATGACTCTGAATGCATCTGAAATTTCTTATATCTTAAAAGAAAAAATCAAAGGGTTTGATACTAAAACCAATTTGAAAGAAGTGGGCAAAGTACTCTCTGTAGGAGATGGTATTGCCACAATCTATGGACTTACCTCCGTCAAGGCAGGAGAACGATTGAGGTTTGAAAATGATATCGAGGGTATGGCCCTTAACTTAGATGAAGATACGGTGGGAGCTGTCATCTTCGGTGAAACACGCTCGGTCCATGAAGGGACAATGGTAGAAGCTACCCAATCTGTCATGGAAGTCCCCGTGGGAATGGGGCTTTTAGGCCGCGTTGTAGATGCTTTAGGAAATCCAATTGATGGAAAAGGTCCCCTAAAAAACGTAAAGATGACGCCCATCGAAAAAGAAGCCCCCAGTATCATTGATCGCAAGTCCGTTCAAGAACCTCTTCAGACAGGGATCAAATCCATCGATAGCTTAGTTCCCATTGGGCGTGGACAGAGAGAACTTATTATTGGGGATCGCCAAACCGGCAAAACATCCATTGCCATTGACACCATGCTCAATCAGAAAAGATATAATAACTCTAAGAACAAAAGCGATCACATTTACTGTATCTATGTGGCCATTGGTCAGAAAAGATCTTCTGTGGCGCAGTTGGTCAAAATCCTCGAAGATCGCGGAGCGTTAGAGTATTCGATCATCGTGGCTGCCACAGCTTCTGACCCTGCCCCTCTCCAGTTTCTTGCGCCCTACGCTGGATGTGCCATGGGAGAATATTTTCGAGATAACGGTATGCATGCCCTCATTGCCTATGATGACCTCTCTAAGCATGCGGTTGCATATCGTCAAATGTCTCTTCTCTTAAGGCGCCCTCCGGGACGAGAGGCCTTCCCAGGAGATGTTTTTTTCCTGCATGCCCGTCTTCTAGAGCGTGCCGCCAAATTAAATGATGAGAAAGGAGGGGGGTCTTTAACTGCCCTTCCTATTATCGAAACTCAAGAGGGAGATGTTTCTGCCTATATCCCCACGAATGTCATTTCCATTACAGATGGACAGATTTTCTTAGAAACAGATTTATTTTATAAAGGGTTCCGTCCTGCCATTAATGTTGGTCTTTCCGTAAGCCGAGTTGGTTCTGCCGCCCAATCGAAGGCGATCAAGAAAGTATCGGGTACGTTAAAGTTAGACTTAGCGCAATATCGTGAAATGGCAGTCTTTTCACAATTTGCGTCAGATCTTGATGAAAAAACCCGCGCTCTGTTGACACGAGGAGATCTTCTGTCTCAACTTTTGAAGCAACCCCAGTATGCTCCTGTTTCTTTGGGAGAAGAAGTTATTACTCTCTATGCTGGAGTTCATGATTTTTTACATAGCCTATCTCCTGACCGAGTTCAAGATTTTGAGACATATCTCTTTGACGTTGTTCGTCGAAAACATTCTTCTTTTCTCGAGCAGATCGACCGGGAAAAAGATCTTTCTGATGACCTGGTAAAGAGGCTTGAAGAAGTGTTATCTTCTGTTCTTAAAGATTTCAAGAAGATTAAAAAGGCTTAA
- a CDS encoding zinc ABC transporter permease, which yields MMDFLTEPLQYSFLKRALISCICLALGSAPVGVLLVLRRMSLMGDALSHAVLPGAAIGYMIAGLSLPILGIGGFIAGLIVALLSGLVSRYTDLKEDASFAGFFLIAMALGVLLISLKHNSVDLIHILFGSALAVDSVSLVLMGIITTLTLILLATIMRPLLIECFDPHFFKASGGKGGGYHSLLLVLVVLNLISGFQALGTLLSLGIMMLPAITARFWAQKIWNMFAVSILIALLSGAIGLLLSYYQDWPSGPSIVLVSGVFYILSLIAGPQGSMRYYLTVNK from the coding sequence ATGATGGATTTTCTTACAGAACCTCTGCAGTATAGTTTTTTGAAGCGCGCCCTTATTAGTTGCATCTGCCTTGCTCTTGGCTCTGCACCTGTGGGTGTGCTTCTTGTACTTCGGCGCATGAGTCTTATGGGAGATGCCCTTTCTCACGCTGTCTTACCAGGAGCGGCGATTGGATACATGATTGCCGGCCTTTCTTTACCCATATTGGGCATTGGAGGATTTATAGCCGGTCTCATTGTGGCCCTGTTATCAGGACTCGTCTCCCGATACACAGACTTAAAGGAAGATGCTAGTTTCGCTGGATTTTTTCTTATTGCGATGGCTTTGGGTGTCTTGTTAATCTCTTTAAAACATAACTCTGTGGATCTTATTCACATCCTCTTTGGATCAGCTTTAGCAGTAGATTCTGTTTCTTTAGTTCTGATGGGCATTATTACAACTCTGACTCTTATCCTCTTAGCCACCATTATGAGGCCCCTTCTTATTGAATGTTTTGACCCCCATTTTTTTAAAGCAAGCGGAGGTAAAGGCGGGGGATATCACTCTCTTCTTCTTGTTCTTGTTGTGCTCAATCTGATTTCAGGATTTCAAGCCTTAGGAACTCTCCTCTCTTTGGGTATTATGATGTTACCCGCTATAACAGCACGATTCTGGGCCCAAAAAATTTGGAATATGTTTGCCGTTTCCATTCTCATCGCGCTTCTTTCCGGAGCCATAGGGTTATTACTTTCCTACTATCAAGACTGGCCATCTGGTCCTTCCATTGTCCTTGTGAGTGGTGTTTTTTATATTCTATCCCTTATCGCTGGTCCACAAGGCAGCATGCGTTATTATTTAACAGTCAACAAATGA
- a CDS encoding preprotein translocase subunit YajC codes for MKPGFDFMSILPLVLIFVVMYFLVIRPQSKKAKQHQNMISGLKKGDRVVMNGGLIGTVLKVSEGELELSIAPSTNVSVAKQMVSTLLSADNITESTVIEKKKR; via the coding sequence ATGAAACCCGGCTTCGACTTTATGAGCATTTTGCCTCTCGTCTTAATATTTGTCGTCATGTATTTTTTGGTTATTCGCCCCCAAAGCAAAAAAGCGAAGCAACATCAAAACATGATCTCTGGTCTAAAAAAAGGAGATCGAGTCGTCATGAATGGTGGCTTGATAGGAACAGTCTTAAAGGTGTCAGAAGGCGAACTTGAGCTTTCTATTGCCCCTAGCACAAATGTTTCTGTTGCGAAACAAATGGTATCGACCCTACTTTCAGCCGATAATATCACCGAAAGCACCGTGATCGAAAAAAAGAAAAGATAA
- a CDS encoding protein-export membrane protein SecD → MQHLTRWRVTLVLGICFVGFWFGLQNFLPHSVLEKIPSFIPQSQLSLGLDLQGGSSILLEVDLKDIARNSLLTLIDELRRAFRQKRLGYFDLKLDSKNVLRFKLRSLKDTELAQSIIRGRFPDIIVEVDSTGSVSATPKPSFIQEKEENAITQSIEIVRRRIDEMGTKEPSIQKQGKNRILVQLPGVGDPSEVRNLLGKTAKLTFQLLHPTLTPETIRGRSIPIGYEIVPGSNDESHISYLVKKTVEVGGEMLTNAGVDSQGEAQVTFSFDAIGARKFAEVTRANIGRPFAIILDKKVISAPVINSVIPNGRGVITGRFSLIEARNLSVLLRAGALPAPLTILEEKTVGPELGSDSIKAGEMATLISIAAVFCFMFLFYGFIFGTIANICLFVNFVLLFAGLSLLGATLTLPGIAGIALTLGMAVDANILIYERVREEVRENMPPLSALGAGYNRAMATIIDSNITTLIGAALLYQFGNGPVRGFAVTLALGIIISMFTAISLSRLLILSWLKMRGPQQTLPI, encoded by the coding sequence ATGCAACATCTAACGCGTTGGCGTGTCACTCTTGTTTTAGGCATCTGTTTTGTAGGCTTTTGGTTTGGGTTGCAAAATTTCTTGCCGCACTCTGTTTTAGAAAAGATACCTAGTTTTATCCCTCAATCTCAACTGTCTTTGGGTCTTGACCTACAGGGAGGATCTTCTATTCTTTTAGAGGTAGACCTAAAAGATATTGCACGCAATAGTCTGCTGACTCTCATCGATGAGCTCCGTCGTGCTTTCCGCCAAAAACGCTTGGGTTACTTTGACCTCAAATTAGATTCCAAGAATGTCCTTCGTTTTAAACTCAGATCTTTGAAAGATACCGAACTGGCGCAGAGCATCATTCGAGGGCGCTTTCCCGATATTATTGTAGAGGTAGACTCTACGGGATCTGTCAGCGCAACCCCTAAGCCTTCCTTTATTCAAGAGAAAGAAGAAAATGCCATTACCCAATCTATTGAAATCGTGCGTCGTCGCATCGATGAAATGGGTACAAAAGAACCTTCTATTCAAAAGCAAGGCAAAAATAGAATTTTGGTTCAGCTACCTGGGGTTGGAGATCCTTCTGAAGTCAGAAACCTTTTGGGTAAAACAGCTAAGTTAACTTTTCAATTACTTCACCCCACACTAACCCCAGAAACCATTCGTGGACGCTCGATCCCTATTGGATACGAAATCGTTCCTGGATCCAATGACGAAAGCCATATCTCTTATCTGGTCAAAAAAACCGTAGAGGTGGGTGGTGAGATGTTAACGAATGCTGGAGTCGATTCTCAGGGAGAAGCTCAAGTTACCTTTAGCTTTGATGCCATAGGAGCTCGCAAATTCGCAGAAGTAACTCGGGCGAATATTGGGCGACCTTTTGCCATTATTTTGGACAAAAAAGTGATTAGCGCGCCCGTTATTAACTCCGTGATCCCCAATGGCAGAGGCGTCATCACAGGTCGCTTTTCTTTAATTGAAGCCCGGAACTTATCTGTCTTGTTAAGAGCGGGGGCTTTACCGGCCCCCTTAACTATTTTAGAGGAAAAAACTGTTGGCCCAGAATTGGGCTCAGACTCCATTAAGGCCGGGGAGATGGCAACGCTTATTTCCATTGCTGCCGTTTTTTGTTTTATGTTTCTTTTTTATGGATTTATCTTTGGTACAATCGCGAACATTTGCTTGTTTGTGAATTTTGTTCTGCTCTTTGCCGGGCTCTCTCTTTTAGGAGCTACCTTAACACTGCCAGGCATCGCAGGAATTGCTTTAACCTTAGGAATGGCAGTCGACGCTAATATTCTGATTTATGAGCGGGTACGCGAAGAAGTCAGGGAGAATATGCCGCCTCTTTCCGCACTCGGGGCAGGATACAATCGCGCCATGGCGACTATTATCGACTCGAATATCACAACTCTTATTGGCGCGGCTCTTCTGTACCAATTTGGGAATGGTCCCGTCCGCGGGTTTGCCGTTACGTTGGCCCTTGGTATTATTATTTCTATGTTCACTGCGATTTCCTTAAGCCGTCTTTTGATTTTGTCATGGCTGAAGATGCGCGGTCCTCAACAAACACTCCCCATTTAA
- a CDS encoding protein-export membrane protein SecF yields MFAGIRFNSSNLKIDFIRMRFINYIVSGLITVACIGAYFINDLNYGIDFSGGTLMEVRFPSPINLPEIRQQLNDLDIGDVSLQEFGTSQDLLIRLDQKNRSEKEQLVVIEKIKETLDTDVEYRRIESVGPKMGEELISNSFQAVGWAILAMMIYIWVRFEWNFGVCAIIALLHDAVAVLGLYTVFGLEFNASTIVAILITISYSINDTVVIYDRIRENLRKYKITKLEDLINKSINDTLTRTILTSTSTLLSLLFLYLFGGKIISEYSLPILIGIAVGTYSSICLAAPLLLTLGMTVRQKEDESPSAYTPS; encoded by the coding sequence ATGTTTGCAGGCATTCGATTTAATTCTTCAAACCTCAAGATCGACTTCATCCGGATGAGATTTATCAACTATATCGTATCTGGGCTTATTACTGTGGCCTGTATCGGTGCCTATTTCATAAACGATCTAAATTATGGTATCGATTTTTCAGGAGGCACATTAATGGAAGTGCGATTTCCTTCTCCCATTAATTTGCCTGAAATACGGCAACAGTTGAATGACCTTGATATTGGTGACGTTTCCCTTCAAGAATTTGGGACCTCTCAAGACCTTCTTATTCGCCTGGATCAAAAAAATAGAAGCGAAAAAGAGCAGCTTGTCGTTATTGAAAAAATAAAAGAAACCCTTGATACCGATGTGGAATATCGTCGTATTGAAAGCGTCGGCCCTAAAATGGGGGAAGAGCTTATTTCAAATTCTTTTCAGGCCGTTGGATGGGCTATTCTCGCCATGATGATTTATATATGGGTTCGATTTGAATGGAATTTTGGTGTTTGTGCTATAATTGCATTGCTTCATGATGCGGTTGCCGTTCTTGGGCTTTATACTGTTTTTGGACTTGAATTTAATGCTTCTACCATTGTCGCGATTCTGATCACCATTAGTTATTCCATTAATGATACGGTTGTTATTTATGATCGAATTCGTGAAAATCTTCGAAAATATAAAATAACAAAATTAGAAGATCTTATTAACAAATCCATCAATGATACGTTAACTAGAACAATCCTGACTTCTACCTCTACCCTATTATCATTATTGTTTTTGTATTTGTTTGGAGGAAAAATAATTTCGGAGTATAGCCTTCCTATTCTCATCGGAATCGCTGTGGGTACGTATTCTTCCATCTGTCTTGCCGCCCCACTTTTGCTCACCTTAGGCATGACGGTACGACAAAAAGAAGATGAATCTCCTTCTGCTTACACACCTTCTTAA